Below is a genomic region from Paenibacillus rhizovicinus.
GGTCAAAAACCATCTGAAAAACATTTTGCAGAAGCTGCATCTTGAAAACCGGGTTCAATTGACGCGTTATGCGCTGGAAAAAGGGCTCGTCAAGGATTAGCGGGAGGATCGGGAGCCAATCCAGATAGGGACGAGACACTTTTTCGTAACAATCGCATAGCCCCTTCGAGTCATGCCGCCGGCTCCGGACTGAGGTATACTCGCTCATAGGGAAACGCTGCGCAATGGCAGCGGGATTAGTTGACCGCAGGGAGGATGTTTGCAATATGATGAATCGCATGAAGAAATTTTCGGTTATCGGGGTCGCGGTGATGTCGCTGTTCTTGTTCGCTTCAATGGCAAGCGCGCATGTAACGGTACAACCGAAGGAGACGACGCAAGGGGCTTACGAGGTGTTCTCCGTTCGGGTGCCGAGCGAGAAAGAAAACGTCACGACGACGAGCATTCAAGTAAAAGTGCCGGATGGCGTAGCCGTCAGCCGCGTGGAACCGAAGGCGGGCTGGAAATACGACCTGGAGCTTGCCCCGGACACGAAAGCAGTCAAGTCCATCACTTGGACGGCGGAAGGCGCAGGCCTCTCGCAGACGGAATTCACC
It encodes:
- a CDS encoding YcnI family copper-binding membrane protein — encoded protein: MMNRMKKFSVIGVAVMSLFLFASMASAHVTVQPKETTQGAYEVFSVRVPSEKENVTTTSIQVKVPDGVAVSRVEPKAGWKYDLELAPDTKAVKSITWTAEGAGLSQTEFTDFRVSGKVADDATQLSWKAYQTYSDKSVVEWIEADGGDHPASVTTVIAGTGEGDGHGTTAASDTMDTADSDSSTKENVTLGLAIAAVVLGALALIAAMTRKKR